The sequence below is a genomic window from Flavobacterium keumense.
GTCCTACTCCTATAACCTCCTCTAGTGGAATTACTAAATATTATGTCAGTCAAACCAACACATTTACAGCTTGTGAAGGACCGCGTGCCGAAATTACAGTTACTGTTAACGCTTTACCAACAGTAAATGATATTACAATTACGCAATGTGACACTGATTTAATTTCGGATGGAAAAACATCTTTTAATTTAACAGTAAATAATAATCTGATTTCTTCCAATTATACAAACGAAACTTTCAAATATTACACCTCGTTAAATGGAGCGATTAACGATATAGCAGCTGACTTAATCACAAACGAATTGGCTTTTGAAAACACCACACCTACATCAATGAACATTTGGACTAGAATAAGTAATTCCTACGGTTGTCATAGCGTGAGTAAAATTACCTTAAACGTTCCTACTGCTAATTTTCATCCAGCAACAAATTTTACCTATTCTGTTTGTGATGATTTTTTAGACGCCAATGGTAACGACACAGCTAGCAATAGTAATTCGGATGGGATCGCGAGTTTTGATCTTTCTCCATCTAAAGCAATTATCTTATCTCAATTACCTTCAAACCAAACCTATACCATTAATTACTACAGAACTCAAGCAGATGCCTTGTCGCAAACTAATGCCATTTCAACAATTACCAACTACAGAAATATTGGATATCCCAATTTTCAAACGCTTTGGATCCGAATAGAAAGCAATTTGGATAATAGTTGTGTAGGATTAGGTCCATACATCAACTTGAACGTAGAAAAATTACCCAATATTGAGCTCAATTCAACCAATTTAATTTGTTCAGATAATCCAACATTTTTCGTCACTTTAGACCCTGGTATTTTAGATGGCTCCTTGCCTAACAATTACACTTATAATTGGGCAAAAAACAGTGTCAATCTAAACACCATAACTCCAACTCTAGGCGTAAATTCTGAAGGAAATTATACTGTTCAAGTGACTAATTCAGCTTCTTGTAGCGCTACTAGAACTATAACAGTTACCGCATCAAACAAAGCAATCATTACCCAAATAAATATAACCGATCTAACGGATATAAATACAGTCACAGTAAATGCTTCTGGACAAGGCGATTATGAATACAGTATAGACTACTTAAATGGCGTTTGGCAAGATTCTAATTTTTTTACTAATGTCCCTGGAGGTATTCATCAAGTTGTAGTCAATGATAAAAAAGGATGCGGATTGGTTTCTAAAGAAATTACTGTATTAAGTATTCCAAAATTTTTTACCCCCAATAATGACAGCTATAATGATGTATGGATTGTAAAAGGAATGGAATCCTATCCAAATTCAGACCTCAAAATTTTTGACCGTTACGGAAAATTAATCAAAGAATTAACTCCAGGAAGTACAGGTTGGGATGGCAGTTTTAATGGGCAAGAACTTCCATCTTCTGATTATTGGTTTGTTTTAAAATTAGACCCAACAAGTCAAGAAAAAAGAGGGCATTTTTCATTAAAAAGATAACTTTTTATGAATTTATTTTATTTTGAATTTCACTCAAAATGAAAAGATAATCTTCATGATTTTTGACAAAATCACGATCCGAAACATCAATGATTAAAATATTCAAATCCGTTTGTGATTTGATGTAATCCAAATAACCTATGTTGATTTTGTCCAAATACTCGGCAGGAATTTCTTGTTCGTAACTTCTGCCACGCTTTTTAATGTTTTGCAACAATCGCTCTGAGTTTTGGTACAGATACACATACAAATCCGGCTTAGGCATTTCTTTATAAATGATGTGAAATAGATTGCTGTACAATCTATATTCATCATCCGCCAAAGTAATTTTTGCAAAAATTAAGGACTTAAAAATATGATAATCGGCCACAATAAAATCTTTGAACAAATCAAATTGCGACAAATCATCCGACAATTGTTTGTACCTATCGGCCAAAAAAGACATTTCTAACGGAAAAGCATATCGGTTTTGGTCTTTATAAAATTTAGGTAAAAACGGATTGTCTGCAAAACGTTCTAAAACGGACTTAGCATTAAAATCTTCTGCTATTTTAGTTGCCAAAGTAGTTTTTCCAGCCCCAATATTTCCTTCAAAAGCCACATAATTAAACTGTTCCAAGCTAACTTTTCGCAACGGACTTTCTAAACTTTGAACAGCTACACACTCACTTTTATCATCAGTAGCAGACAGCATCTCCGCAACCGTATTATTCAAAACGGGATGAATCCATTCCAAATTCAAATCCAACATGGGTTTCAAGACAAAATTCCGCTCCTGCATCAAAGGATGAGGAACCTGCAGATGCTCTGTTTTAATAATTTCACTGTCAAATGCAATAATATCAATATCAATAACACGAGATTGATAGCCTAATACTTCTTCTCTCACGCGTCCCATCTGCTGCTCAATTTGCAAGATTTTTGACAAAATTGTGGCTGCCGAATCAAAGGTATGCACTACAATAGCCGCATTGTAAAAATTATCGCTATCAAATCCCCAAGAAGGTGTTTCATACACTTTAGAAACCTTAACTACTGTAGCTACCTCATGATGAATCAATTGCAAACATTGCTGGATGTTTTCCAATCGATTCCCTTGATTAGTTCCTATAGATAAAACGACCTGATGCTGTGATTTCATAATGGCTGCAAATTAACTAAAAGAATGTTATATTTGTGTGAGGTGTTAATAACTAAATTTCGATTTTAAAAAATGAAAATCTGTAACATTTTAACACCGATGACTACTCATTAGAAAAATAAATTAGTATGAAGTTTTTAGGAAATGTATTGGCTACCATTGTAGGTATTTTTGTTTTCACGATGTTATTCTTTTTCGGAATCGTACTTATTGGAGTCCTTTTTGGTGGCGAAGAAGAAAGCGTTACTGTCAAAGAAAACTCGGTGATTGAATTGAATTTAGGGGAAATCCACAATGACTATGCTGGAAAATATTCTGACCCATGGGTAACGGCTTTTTCAGATAAAGAGCACATCGGATTGACAGATATCATTGATGCAATCGAAGCTGCTAAAACCGATGACAATATTAAAGGAATTTCCATTTTAAACAACAATTCTTCTCTTGGAATGGCACAAAGTAAAGCCGTTAGAGATGCTTTGGAAGATTTTAAAAAATCAGGAAAGTTTGTTATGGCGTATGCCAATACTTATTCACAAAAAGAATACTATCTGAATTCGGTTGCCAATACTATTTATCTCAATCCTGTGGGTGATTTAGATTTCAAAGGATTGTCTTCGGACTTATTATTTTTCAAAGATTTCCAAGATAAAACAGGTATCAAAATGGAAGTAATTCGCCACGGAAAATACAAAAGTGCCGTGGAGCCTTTCTTGGAAAATAAAATGAGTGACGCCAACAGAGAACAAATTACAGCCCTATTGAATTCGATTTGGAACTCAGTAGTAACTGATATTGCCAAAAGCCGAAACCTATCTGTTCAAAAACTGAACGAAATTGCAAATGGCCTTTTAGCTCGAACTCCAGAAATGGCGAAAGCACAAAAATTAGTAGATGTCGTAGCGTACGAAGATGCATACCATAACGCCATTAAAAAATTGCTCAAAGTCAATACTAAAGACGAATACGAAAAAGTTTCAATAGCTGATTATACGCGTAAATTTAACACTACATCTATTCCTTCGGATGCTACAGATGAAATTGCGATTATTTATGCGCAAGGCGAAATTCAAAGCGGAGAAGGCGATGTCAATATTATTGGCGAAGGGGCGATGCGTCGTTCAATCAACGAGGCAAGAAACAACGACGATGTAAAGGCGGTTGTTCTTCGCATTGATAGCCCAGGTGGAAACGCCTTGACTTCTGATTTGATTTGGAGAGAAATTGAATTGACTAAAAAAGTAAAACCCGTTGTCGTTTCCATGGGAAATTATGCGGCTTCCGGAGGGTACTATATTGCATGTAATGCCACCAAAATTTTTGCAGAAAACAATACCATTACGGGTTCTATTGGTGTGTTTGGAATACTGCCTAATTTTAGCGGCTTAACCAATAAAATGGGGATTCATTCTGAACAAGTAAAAACGCATGAGAATTCAGGAAACTACAATCCATTTGCACCAATAGACGAAAAATTCAAAGCCGTGACTACAGAAGGTGTAGAACAAATTTACAAAACCTTTGTTTCTCACGTGGCTCAGGGACGTAAAATGACTTTTGCACAAGTAGATGCTATTGCACAAGGTAGGGTTTGGACAGGTTCAGACGCTATCAAAATTGGATTAGTAGATACAATTGGAGGCTTAAACGATGCCATACAAGAAGCGGCTCGTTTAGCAAAAATTACATCCTACACCACTCAAAATTATCCTGAATACAAGAAAAATTTTGAAGATTTATTCGAGAATTTACCTTTTGCTAAAACCAAAGAACGTTTGATTAAAGAAGAAATTGGCGAGGAAAATTATAAAGTAATGGAAGAAATCAAACGCGTTCAAAGCTACAAAGGAATTCAGGCTCGAATGCCATTTGAAATTAACATTCAATAAATAAAAAATTATTTAACAAAAGGTGAGGATGTCCTAAAAAAGGATTTTGTCATTCCGAATTTATTTCGGAATCCAATAAATTATTCAATTACAAGAAGAAACTGAAACAAGTTCAGTTTGACAAGAATAGAACTTTTAGGACATCCCCATTACTGTTTTTTTATACCTCAATTTTGACCACATAGCCTTCGGAACTTCGAATATTAAAAACAGTTCCGCCTTCAAAAAGCAAATATTGTCCTTTGATTCCAATTAGTTTCCCTTGAAAATTAGGTGTTTTATCCAAACTCAAACTAGTCACTTTGCTAGGATATTCCAAAACAGGATACTGCATCTCATACAAATCAATTTTCTGATTGTAAAAATACTCCTGAACTTCGGTGGGAATTAAATGTTCTACTTTCAATCGTTCTGCAACTAAATCAATCGTCTCAAAAGTATTCGTCAACATTTTTCGCCAATTGGTTTTATCGGCATAATGATTTTTCAAAGCCACCTCAGTGATTCCTGCCAAATACCGATTAGGCACCTCAACAATGGCAATTGCCTGACTTGCTCCTTGGTCAATCCAACGCGTAGGCATTTGTGTTTTTCGGGTTACTCCTACTTTCACTTCGCTTGATAAAGCCAAATAGACAATATGCGGTTGCAATTGTACTTTTTCTTCATAAGCCAAATCGCGATCTGCAATTCCGAGATGAGCCGTACTCAATTCGGGTTTCATAATCCAATCTCCCACAGCCGGACTAGAATAAAAACAATCATAACAAAATCCTTGTCGGAATATTTTTTTCTTCTTCCCACAATTCAAACATTGAAACCCTACAAAATTGATTTCCATTGGTTTACCCAATAGTTGGTTTACATTCAAAAAGCTGTCTTCAAAAACAAGATAATACTGGATTGGCGCTCCAAATTCAGTTTGCATTTTGGTTAATACCCCTTCGTAAGTCATAGCATTTATGATTGTTGATTAACGATTGATGATTTCAAATTTGAGGTGTGATTTCTTTGTTTTTTATTGCTTTACCTCTAAATCAAGCTCCAATATTTATAAGAATAGATTTTTATACAAAAAAACACTATTTTTGATACAGCCGCAAAGTTAGTATTTGTCATTCTAAAATCAGCATTCTAAAATCATAAATTGCTATGCCCATACCCATCATTAATTCCATTGCTTCTTGGGTTTTAAAGCAACGGATTCATCAAATCGAATTGTTCTTAAAGTACCCCAATGAGGTACAAGAAGAGCTATTGATGAATTTGATTCGGAGAGCAGAGAATACGGTAATTGGAGCTCAATACGATTTTAGTTCGATAACCTCTTACACTACCTTTTCAGAGCGAGTTCCAGTTTCCAGTTACGAAGATTTACAACCCCTAATTGAACGTACGCGCCAAGGCGAACAAAACGTTTTTTGGGATGCCCCAATTAAATGGTTTGCCAAATCAAGTGGGACTACCAATGCCAAAAGTAAATTTATCCCCGTAAGTAATGATGCGTTAGAAGACTGTCATTACAAAGGAAGTAAGGACTTGTTGTGTTTGTATTTGAACAACAACGAAGCATCGGAAATGTTTTTGGGAAAAAGCCTTCGCTTGGGCGGAAGCTCTCAAATCTATGAAGACAAGGATACTTTTTTTGGCGATTTATCGGCTATATTAATTGAAAATATGCCTATTTGGGCTGAATTTAGCAGTACGCCCAGTAATAAAATTTCGTTGATGAGCGAATGGGAAACCAAGTTAACTGCTATTATCAATGAAACCAAAAACGAAAATGTAACCAGTTTTGCGGGAGTTCCTTCTTGGCTTTTGGTCTTAATGAATCGATTATTAGAAGAAACAGGCAAAGGGAATTTATTAGAAATTTGGCCTAATTTAGAAGTCTATTTTCACGGTGGAGTTAGTTTTGAACCCT
It includes:
- the sppA gene encoding signal peptide peptidase SppA → MKFLGNVLATIVGIFVFTMLFFFGIVLIGVLFGGEEESVTVKENSVIELNLGEIHNDYAGKYSDPWVTAFSDKEHIGLTDIIDAIEAAKTDDNIKGISILNNNSSLGMAQSKAVRDALEDFKKSGKFVMAYANTYSQKEYYLNSVANTIYLNPVGDLDFKGLSSDLLFFKDFQDKTGIKMEVIRHGKYKSAVEPFLENKMSDANREQITALLNSIWNSVVTDIAKSRNLSVQKLNEIANGLLARTPEMAKAQKLVDVVAYEDAYHNAIKKLLKVNTKDEYEKVSIADYTRKFNTTSIPSDATDEIAIIYAQGEIQSGEGDVNIIGEGAMRRSINEARNNDDVKAVVLRIDSPGGNALTSDLIWREIELTKKVKPVVVSMGNYAASGGYYIACNATKIFAENNTITGSIGVFGILPNFSGLTNKMGIHSEQVKTHENSGNYNPFAPIDEKFKAVTTEGVEQIYKTFVSHVAQGRKMTFAQVDAIAQGRVWTGSDAIKIGLVDTIGGLNDAIQEAARLAKITSYTTQNYPEYKKNFEDLFENLPFAKTKERLIKEEIGEENYKVMEEIKRVQSYKGIQARMPFEINIQ
- a CDS encoding DUF2797 domain-containing protein, yielding MTYEGVLTKMQTEFGAPIQYYLVFEDSFLNVNQLLGKPMEINFVGFQCLNCGKKKKIFRQGFCYDCFYSSPAVGDWIMKPELSTAHLGIADRDLAYEEKVQLQPHIVYLALSSEVKVGVTRKTQMPTRWIDQGASQAIAIVEVPNRYLAGITEVALKNHYADKTNWRKMLTNTFETIDLVAERLKVEHLIPTEVQEYFYNQKIDLYEMQYPVLEYPSKVTSLSLDKTPNFQGKLIGIKGQYLLFEGGTVFNIRSSEGYVVKIEV
- the folK gene encoding 2-amino-4-hydroxy-6-hydroxymethyldihydropteridine diphosphokinase, producing MKSQHQVVLSIGTNQGNRLENIQQCLQLIHHEVATVVKVSKVYETPSWGFDSDNFYNAAIVVHTFDSAATILSKILQIEQQMGRVREEVLGYQSRVIDIDIIAFDSEIIKTEHLQVPHPLMQERNFVLKPMLDLNLEWIHPVLNNTVAEMLSATDDKSECVAVQSLESPLRKVSLEQFNYVAFEGNIGAGKTTLATKIAEDFNAKSVLERFADNPFLPKFYKDQNRYAFPLEMSFLADRYKQLSDDLSQFDLFKDFIVADYHIFKSLIFAKITLADDEYRLYSNLFHIIYKEMPKPDLYVYLYQNSERLLQNIKKRGRSYEQEIPAEYLDKINIGYLDYIKSQTDLNILIIDVSDRDFVKNHEDYLFILSEIQNKINS
- a CDS encoding GH3 auxin-responsive promoter family protein, which gives rise to MPIPIINSIASWVLKQRIHQIELFLKYPNEVQEELLMNLIRRAENTVIGAQYDFSSITSYTTFSERVPVSSYEDLQPLIERTRQGEQNVFWDAPIKWFAKSSGTTNAKSKFIPVSNDALEDCHYKGSKDLLCLYLNNNEASEMFLGKSLRLGGSSQIYEDKDTFFGDLSAILIENMPIWAEFSSTPSNKISLMSEWETKLTAIINETKNENVTSFAGVPSWLLVLMNRLLEETGKGNLLEIWPNLEVYFHGGVSFEPYREQYKKLLPKSDFKYYEIYNASEGFFAIQDLNDSSDLLLMLDYGIFYEFIPMDTFGTPNQKIIRLAEVELFKNYAVVITTNSGLWRYLIGDTVRFTSLNPYRIRVSGRTKHHINVFGEELMVENTDQAIAKACQLTQTEVVDYTVAPIFMDGKEKGAHEWMIEFKQNPTDIAQFQKILDDTLQSLNSDYEAKRYNNMTLNPLVINIARPHLFYDWLKERNKLGGQHKIPRLSNQREYLEQLKGLQSH